The genomic segment CACCTGCACGTGGGCGTCGACAGCGACTGGGCGGAGACCCGCGCCCGCCTCCTCGCCCTTCCCGGCTTCGGCCCCTGGACCGTGGACGTCATCGCCATGCGCGCCCTGGGCGACCCCGACGCCTTCCTGGCCGGCGACCTCGGAATCCGGCGCGCGGCACAGGAGTTGGGCCTGCCCTCCACCCCGGCAGCCCTCACGGCCCGTGCGGCGGCCTGGCGGCCGTGGCGCGCGTACGCGGTCCAGTACCTGTGGGCGACGGACAGCCACCCCATCAACTTCCTCCCCGTATGAGCGCGTACCTATGAGCCCGTTCAAGGTCGTCGCCCCGGCCGCATCCCCGACCGACTCTCAAGGACCTCCCGTGAAGCAGCAGAAGCGGCACACCGTCATCGACAGCCCCTACGGCCTCCTCACCCTCGTCGCCGACGACGGCGTCCTGTGCGGGCTCTACATGACCGAGCAGCGCCACCGCCCGTCCCAGGAGAGCTTCGGCGCACGCGACGACACGCTCTTCGCCGAACCGGAAGAACAGCTGGAGGCCTATTTCGCGGGCGAGTTGAAGGAGTTCACCCTTGAACTCAGGCTGCACGGAACCCCGTTCCAGCGCCTCGTCTGGGAACAACTGGTACGGATCCCCTACGGCGAGACCCGCTCGTACGGCGATCTCGCCGACGCCCTCGGCAATCCCAGGGCGTCCCGGGCGGTCGGGCTGGCCAACGGAAAGAACCCCGTCGGCATCATCGTCCCCTGCCACCGCGTGGTCGGCTCCGACGGCGGCCTCACCGGCTACGGCGGCGGCGTGGAGCGCAAGCGGCGTCTGCTGGACTTCGAACGGGGGACGGCTCTCTTCTGAGGGCCGGGAGGGGGGCGTGCGGGGGAGGTCGGTGGGTGCGGGTGCGGGGTCCGTCACGGCAGCAGGCGGCGCTCCTTCGCCACGGCCACCGCGCCCGACCGGGTCTCCACGCCCAGCTTGCCGTAGATGCGGCCGAGGTGGGTCTTGACGGTCGCCTCGCTGATGAAGAGGGCTCGCGCTATCTCCCGGTTGCCCAGGCCACGGGCCAGCTGACCGAGGATCTCGTGCTCGCGCTCGGACAACGCGGGCCGTGGGCTGCGAAGTTGGGCCAGCAGCCGGTCGGCCACCGGCGCCGACAGCGCGGTACGGCCGGCCGCGGCGTCGCGGATCGCCGCGAACAGTTCGTCGGGCCGCTCGGCCTTGAGGAGATAGCCGGTGGCCCCCGCTTCGATGGCACGGCTGATGTCGGCGTCGGTGTCGAACATGGTGAGCACGAGGACGCGGGGGGCCGGAGCGGGCGGGGCGGTGGGGGAGTGCTGGGCGTCGGCCGGCCGTGAGGTCAGCCGACGGGTGGCCGTCACGCCGTCCACGCCGTCGCCGAGTTGCAGGTCCATCAGTACGACGTCGGGGCGCAGGCGGGCGGCCAGGGCGAGCGCCTCCTCACCGGTGCCCGCCTCACCGACCACCTCGATGCCGTCGGCACTGGACAGCAGCGCGCGCAGCCCGGCGCGTACGACGGCGTGGTCGTCGCACAGCAGGAGCCGCACCGGCGGCCGGCCGACCGGCGCCGGGGTCAGAGGCGCCGGGGTCAGAGGCTGCGGGGTGAGGGGCGGTGAGGGGACCGGCTCGCTCATCGGACGCGCTCCTCGGGGGTGTCGACGGCGACGATCGGCGTACGGGGGACGGCCGCGGACACCACGGTGCCCTCGCCCGGCGTGGACTCCACGGTGAGTGTGCCGCCCGACTGCCGAGCCCGGATCCGCATGGCCGGCAGCCCGTGCCCGCGATCCCGGCCCGGCGCGGCGGCGCTCGCCCGGCCGGCCTCGGCGCTGGCCCGGCGGTCCGCGTCGAAGCCCCGCCCGTTGTCGGCGATGTCCAGCGAGACCTGGTCGTCGAGGCAGGTCAGGGTCAGTGCGGCCCGGGTCGCGGCGGCGTGTTCGCGTACGTTGGCCAGGGCGCCCTGGGCGATGCGCAGCAGTGCGGCCTCGACGCGTTCCGGGAGAGGACCCGGGGTGCCGTCGAGCCGGAACTCCACCGTCAGGCCCGGGCCGCTCTCGCGTTCCGCGAGCGCGCCCAGCGCGGCGGGCAGGGAGTGCTCCGCGAGATCGGCCGGTGCCAGGTCGTGGACGAACCGGCGCGCCTCGGCGAGGCTGTGGGAGGTGATCTCGACGGCTTTCCCGATGTGTCCGCGGGCCGCGTCCGGGTCCGTGCGCCAGACGCGCTCGGCGGCCTGCAGCAGCATCTGCTGGCTCGACAGACCCTGGGCGAGGGTGTCGTGGATCTCCGTGGCCAGCCGCTGCCGTTCCGCCAGGACGCCCGCCCGCCGTTCCGTGGCCGCGAGGTCGCGGCGGGTGCGGACCAGGTCGTCGATCAGGACGCGCTGCCGCGCCGCCTGCCGCCGCAGATGGACGAAGACGGCGGTGGCGACCGCGGCGATGGCCGGCGGGGCGGCGACCATGTTGGGGTTGAGGGGCCCCTGGGACACCCGTATCTCGGCGGCGACGACCAGCGTGGTGAGCAGGACGGCGAGCGGCACCGCGATCCGTGGGGGCAGCGTGTGGAGCCCGGCGAACAGCAGCGGCATGGCACACCACGTGGCGCTCGGCGCGATCGCGAGCAGCACCACCCAGACCGCCGTCACGGACCCCAGCCAGGCCAGATGCCGGGTGGACGGCCGGCCGCCGGGAGGCGGCGCGGGAGCCAGCAGGTGCCCGAGGCCGTAGAGGAGCCCGAACACCGCGAACAGCGCCACCACCCACCCGGTGCGCGGCCCGCCCTGATCACGCGTCAGGAACCGGGCGAACGAGGAGCACAGCAGCAGGAAGAACGCGGCGTGCACGACGGCGGTCAGCCAGCGTCCGTCCGGATCCGTGCGCCGGTCCTGCGGCCACCCCATCACTTCACCGGCTCTCATGTCGTGCTCGTCGGGTTCGGGTACTTCACAGGTCGCACTCCCGTGTCTAACGTGACCGGCTCCCGACCGCATCAACCGATCGGCTGATACGAGGATCGCCCGAACCGCACCCGGACCGGAGCCGGTCGACCGAGCCGCACACCCCGCCGCCGCCCCGAGGCTGGCAGCACGACCCGAGCCACCTCGGGAAGCACCGTCCGAGTCCCCTGGGAAGGAAGCCCCGTGCCGCCGACCGAGAAGAACGTCACCGTCAACCGCGCCGCCCTCGGCCACCGCATCACCTACGCCCTGCGCCACCCCGACCGGGTGCCGCGCCACGTGGCCCGTGCCGCCCGGGACATGTGGCTGCGCCACCGCCACCCCGACCACATCGCGTACTACCGCGCGGTGATGCGCTCCGACACCCGCGCCGACCCGGACGCGGCGGTCGGCAGCCGCAGCCGTGAACGGTGGCTGGCACTGGGCGCGATGCAGTTCGACTACCTGCTCGGCCACGGTCTGCGGCCGGAGCACCGCATGCTGGAGATCGGCTGCGGCAACCTGCGGGGCGGCTGGCGGTTCATCCGCCACCTGGAACCCGGGCACTACTACGGCATCGACATCTCGCCCGACATCCTCGCCGCGGCCCAGGACACGATCGTGGAGATGGGGCTGCAGAGACGGCTCCCCGCACTCACCCCCGTCCGCGACCTGACCCTCCGGTTCCTCCCGGACGCCCACTTCGACGTGGTCCACGCGCACAGCGTCTTCTCGCACTCACCGCTCCACGTCATCGAGGAGTGCCTGGCCAACGTCGGCCGGGTGCTGACCCCGGACGGCTGGTTCGACTTCACCTTCGACCGTACCGAGGGCGAGGAACACCACGTCCTGCGGGAGGACTTCTACTACCGCACCGACACGCTCGTCGCCCTGGCCGCGAAGCACGGCCTCCAGGCCCGCTTCATGGACGACTGGGAGAAGCTGCCGCACGGCCAGTCCAAGATCCGCGTCACCCGCCCCGCCGAGCCCCAGCCACCGCAGCCGTCCCAGCCACCGCAGCCGTCCCAGCCACCGCAGCCGTCCCAACCGCCGCAGCCGTCCCGGCCGCTCGGCCCGTGAGCCTCAGGCGCTCGCGGTGCTGATCTCGCGCAGCACCTCCGGCAGCGCGGTGCCGATCGGTTCCCGTACGACCTCGTCCGCCAGCTCGTCGTACGGGGTCGGCTCGGCGTTGACGATGATCAGGCGTGCCCCGTGGTCGGCGGCGACCTGGGCGAGCCCGGCGGCGGGCTGCACCTGGAGGCTGGTGCCGACGGCGATGAAGACCTGGCAGGCCTTGGTGATCGCGACGGCCTCGCCGAGGACCACCGGGTCGAGACGCTCGCCGAACATGACGGTGGCGGACTTCAGCACACCGCCGCACTCCAGACAGGGCGGGTCCTCCTCGCCGGCCTCGACCCGGCCGAGGGCGTCCTCCATCGGCGTACGGGCATGGCACCCGACGCACACCACGGACCGTGCGGTGCCGTGCAGTTCGAGGACCTTGCGGGCCGGCATACCGGCGAGCTGGTGCAGCCCGTCCACGTTCTGTGTGATCACCCGCACCGGCACCCCGGACCGCTCCAGCTCGGCCACCGCCCGGTGCGCCACGTTCGGCTCGGCCTTCAGTGTCCGGTTCTGCCGCCGCATCTGCCACGAGCGCCGGCGGATCTCCGGATCACCCATGTAGTACGCGTACGTCACCAGCTTCTCGGCCTCCGGATCCCGCCGCCACAGCCCGTTCGGGCCGCGGTAGTCGGGGATGCCGGAGTCGGTGGAGATGCCTGCGCCACTGAGGAGGGCGACCAGGGGCTTGTTCATGGGGCGAGCGTAGGTCGGCCGTCCGGTCGGGGCGAGTGGATATCGGGGTGGTGTCAGGGGGCCGGCAGGCCGTACGTGCGGTCGTAGTGCTGGGCGACCAGGACGCCGGAGTGGTCGCAGGCGAGCTGCCAGTCGTTGACGCCGGTCTCCACGCCGTCGGTGAAGTTCCACAGGAGCCTGCCCTTGGCGGCGCCGATCGCGTAGAAGCCGTTCCTGTTCTGGTAGGCGGGGACGTAGACCGCGCCGGGGCCGGCGGTGACCGGGTGGTCGATGTTGAGACGCGGGGTGGGGCAGAACCAACGACGGGCGCCGGTCCCGGCGTTGAAGGCGTACACGCCGGCGGGGTCCGTGCCGGTGACGTAGACCGTGTTGCCGTAGCAGCCGAGGGAGGCGAACGTGCCGCGCTCGGGCTTCACCCGCCAGCGGAGTTTGCCGGTGGTGAGATTCAGGGCTTCGAGTTCCCGGCCGATGGCGAACACCGTGCGGTTGAGCACGGCGAGGCCGGGCCGGAGGTCGTAGCCGACGGGGTGCCGCCACAGGACGCCGGAGCTGTCGGTGCTCCGGGTGGTGACATTGCGCAGGCCGTCGGCGTAGACGAAGAAGCCGGGGAGGATGACCGGAGCCAGTCGGACACCGACGTCCTCCGGGCTGATGGGGATGATCTCGGCGCGGCGGCCCGCGAGGTCGACGCCGAACACCGTGTCCGTGGAGGTCGCCACGCCCTGCTCGTCGGACTCCCGCCGGAGCCGGACACCGATGACGGAGACGGCCCGGTCGTCGGTGGCGCCGAGCAGTGTGTCGAACCGGAAATCCGGCCCGAAGTCGATGGTGAAACGTTCCGTTCCGTCGACGGGGTCGACCCCGATCACCGTCGCCCCCTCGCCGAGCGCGATCGCGGCGTCGAAGGCCAGCACGGTCGGTGTGGGCGACTGGCTGATGCCCTCGTAGACCCATGTGGGCCGGGTGCCGTCCTTGAGGTCGAGGCAGACCATGTCACCCGGGCGGGTCTTCAGCAGGGCCGTGCCGTCGTTGAAGACGGCGGGCGCTTGCAGCAGCGGGCCGCTGCGGTAGGTCCACAGCGGCTTCGGGGCCGGGCCGGCGGGCTCCGTGGACGGCGTGGCCGGCTTCTTCCGCCTGTCGAGCACCAGGGCGGCGGCGCCGACGGCGGCGGCGGTGGAGCCGGCCGAGAGGGTGAGGACCGTACGCCGCGACGGGCCGGGGCGCGGCGCGGCGCGGCGGTGTCCGGCGGAGGCGGAGGCGCCTCGGTACGGTTCCGGCTCCTCCGGAGTGGAATAGGGCTCCGTGCGGGCGTAGGGCCCGGCTCCCGGCTGCGGGTCGCCACCGGTTCCGCCGGGGAGCGGCGCCTCGGCCCGGTGGCCCGGATGCCCGGAGCCGTCGTACGGGCGGCCGGAGTCGTACGGCGACGGGTTCTCCGCGGCGCGGGACGCCTCGTCCAGCTCGAAGTCGTACGCGGCCCGGCCCTGCCGCGCGTCGTACCCGGCCCGGCCCTGCCGCAGGTCGTAGGCGGCCGGATCCTGTGGAGACGCGTGGGCGGGACGTGCCTGCTGGGGGCCGTACGCGGCCCGGTCCCCGGCATGGGTGTGGGCCGCCCGGCCCATGTCGTGGCCATGGGGAGACCCGTCCCGGCCGTACGCGCCCGGCTCGGGCCCGGTCCCGGCGGAGGGGAACGCGACCGGGGTGTTCGGTGTGGCGTCGAGGGTCCGCACCGCCGCCGCGCGCAGGGCGATCGAGGAGGCCACCGACGGGGGCAGCCAGCCGTCGCCCGTCAGCTGCTCCACGCCGCCGGGCACGCAGGCCGCGGCCAGCTTGTCCGGGGTGATCCGCAGCCGGGGGTCCTTGGTGAGACAGAGGTTGATGATCTTGTCCA from the Streptomyces sp. NBC_00310 genome contains:
- a CDS encoding SIR2 family NAD-dependent protein deacylase, which translates into the protein MNKPLVALLSGAGISTDSGIPDYRGPNGLWRRDPEAEKLVTYAYYMGDPEIRRRSWQMRRQNRTLKAEPNVAHRAVAELERSGVPVRVITQNVDGLHQLAGMPARKVLELHGTARSVVCVGCHARTPMEDALGRVEAGEEDPPCLECGGVLKSATVMFGERLDPVVLGEAVAITKACQVFIAVGTSLQVQPAAGLAQVAADHGARLIIVNAEPTPYDELADEVVREPIGTALPEVLREISTASA
- a CDS encoding methylated-DNA--[protein]-cysteine S-methyltransferase; the encoded protein is MKQQKRHTVIDSPYGLLTLVADDGVLCGLYMTEQRHRPSQESFGARDDTLFAEPEEQLEAYFAGELKEFTLELRLHGTPFQRLVWEQLVRIPYGETRSYGDLADALGNPRASRAVGLANGKNPVGIIVPCHRVVGSDGGLTGYGGGVERKRRLLDFERGTALF
- a CDS encoding sensor histidine kinase; the encoded protein is MGWPQDRRTDPDGRWLTAVVHAAFFLLLCSSFARFLTRDQGGPRTGWVVALFAVFGLLYGLGHLLAPAPPPGGRPSTRHLAWLGSVTAVWVVLLAIAPSATWCAMPLLFAGLHTLPPRIAVPLAVLLTTLVVAAEIRVSQGPLNPNMVAAPPAIAAVATAVFVHLRRQAARQRVLIDDLVRTRRDLAATERRAGVLAERQRLATEIHDTLAQGLSSQQMLLQAAERVWRTDPDAARGHIGKAVEITSHSLAEARRFVHDLAPADLAEHSLPAALGALAERESGPGLTVEFRLDGTPGPLPERVEAALLRIAQGALANVREHAAATRAALTLTCLDDQVSLDIADNGRGFDADRRASAEAGRASAAAPGRDRGHGLPAMRIRARQSGGTLTVESTPGEGTVVSAAVPRTPIVAVDTPEERVR
- a CDS encoding class I SAM-dependent DNA methyltransferase, with the protein product MPPTEKNVTVNRAALGHRITYALRHPDRVPRHVARAARDMWLRHRHPDHIAYYRAVMRSDTRADPDAAVGSRSRERWLALGAMQFDYLLGHGLRPEHRMLEIGCGNLRGGWRFIRHLEPGHYYGIDISPDILAAAQDTIVEMGLQRRLPALTPVRDLTLRFLPDAHFDVVHAHSVFSHSPLHVIEECLANVGRVLTPDGWFDFTFDRTEGEEHHVLREDFYYRTDTLVALAAKHGLQARFMDDWEKLPHGQSKIRVTRPAEPQPPQPSQPPQPSQPPQPSQPPQPSRPLGP
- a CDS encoding protein kinase domain-containing protein, which produces MEPLGSDDPEELGPYRLVARLGAGGMGRVYLARSPQGRTLAVKAIRPELMGDKNFRIRFRREVEAAGAVGGRYTAPVVDADPEGPIPWLATDYIAGPTLAEAVAAHGPLPVESVLVLGAGIAEALISVQAAGLVHRDLKPSNVLLAADGPRVIDFGIVRASDGYDLTRSGALFGSFEYMCPEQATGEPLGPEGDVFSLGSVLTFAASGHAPFSGTAAATLLYQVVHSTPDLTGVPEPLDKIINLCLTKDPRLRITPDKLAAACVPGGVEQLTGDGWLPPSVASSIALRAAAVRTLDATPNTPVAFPSAGTGPEPGAYGRDGSPHGHDMGRAAHTHAGDRAAYGPQQARPAHASPQDPAAYDLRQGRAGYDARQGRAAYDFELDEASRAAENPSPYDSGRPYDGSGHPGHRAEAPLPGGTGGDPQPGAGPYARTEPYSTPEEPEPYRGASASAGHRRAAPRPGPSRRTVLTLSAGSTAAAVGAAALVLDRRKKPATPSTEPAGPAPKPLWTYRSGPLLQAPAVFNDGTALLKTRPGDMVCLDLKDGTRPTWVYEGISQSPTPTVLAFDAAIALGEGATVIGVDPVDGTERFTIDFGPDFRFDTLLGATDDRAVSVIGVRLRRESDEQGVATSTDTVFGVDLAGRRAEIIPISPEDVGVRLAPVILPGFFVYADGLRNVTTRSTDSSGVLWRHPVGYDLRPGLAVLNRTVFAIGRELEALNLTTGKLRWRVKPERGTFASLGCYGNTVYVTGTDPAGVYAFNAGTGARRWFCPTPRLNIDHPVTAGPGAVYVPAYQNRNGFYAIGAAKGRLLWNFTDGVETGVNDWQLACDHSGVLVAQHYDRTYGLPAP
- a CDS encoding response regulator transcription factor is translated as MRLLLCDDHAVVRAGLRALLSSADGIEVVGEAGTGEEALALAARLRPDVVLMDLQLGDGVDGVTATRRLTSRPADAQHSPTAPPAPAPRVLVLTMFDTDADISRAIEAGATGYLLKAERPDELFAAIRDAAAGRTALSAPVADRLLAQLRSPRPALSEREHEILGQLARGLGNREIARALFISEATVKTHLGRIYGKLGVETRSGAVAVAKERRLLP